Genomic window (Vigna unguiculata cultivar IT97K-499-35 chromosome 10, ASM411807v1, whole genome shotgun sequence):
CCAATAAGTTCATGGGTTCTTTTACTTGTATATCAGTCATTTCACTCATTTTTAGAGTGGGACTTCCAATTCACTTGAACTCTTACCAAAGACAAGACACATCTATTATAAAGCAGAGACAAAAAATGCAACTAAGTTGAAGGGGAAAAAAAATGTCCACAGAGAAAGAGAAATAACCTGCATAAAACTATAGCGTTCCCTTCCAATAGATTCATTTTCAGCAATAGAAAAGTATGCCAGTAAAGGGTAGTGGCCAATGTATGACGCATAGCTATCACGCTGAATGTTCACTGCCCATTCACTGCACACACATTACAGGCAAGAAAAAACAAACGATTggcaaataatttataaaaaaaatggaaaaaggaaaacaaaaattgagaatgaATTTTGGGGAAAAGAATGAGAGCGAAACTGACAATCTGTTCATATCGGCATGACCAGTTCCAACATATTTGGCTTGGAGATGCTCGAGCTGAGAGTTGATGTTAAACCTATCACTGGCCTGCATAAAACGCCCAAATTTATTTTGGTACCCAAATTTCAAAACCCTAATTAACTCTAATTCACCCAGGGATAGGAAAATTGATAAGTAAAATAACAATTGTATTGCAGGATTTGAAAGAAATTGGGAAAAGAGTGTACCTGCATGGTGTCGGATTGATGGGTTCAATTGAGTTGCTATAGACCAAATTACTCTCTCCCAATTCTTAGGGACAGGGAAGAGAGGGTTTTCCAAGCTTTAAGATTTAATGTTTGCTCATCACTTCTTCCTCGTATAGTGTGGTTGGTTTCGATATCTTTCGATAATTAAAACTACGATAAGATACTCgtataattctttattttatttatctaatacaataaattcatatgtaaattatttgaaagtTATTGTAAAAGAcaaaagatataataaataataaataagtttaaagaaaaaaaagagagaaaggaataaacatttattcaaaattatgtcatattaaagataaagataacGTAAATAAATTTGACCATTTATATTGATAGGTCGTTCTTCTTTATCTTGTttgttttaagtgttttttttttcttttgtgatgcATCATCCTCtctctctatatttttttatttttaattatatttctaattctgataatttgaattttttttatcttatcatgcATGTCACTTGCTCATGTGTCacaacatattattttattatttttaaattttataatttaaaatttttaaaattttaatttgaatttatataaatataaaattatgattttgtgaaatataaaatgatgatatgtttttaacttttatttaaataataaaatcgtGATTATATAACTATACAAATTcggattaaaataataactaaaataataaaattataattatcaagTATTTgatataagaatttatttttctcatgaATAACTACAAATCTATTTGATTAAGTTAAAGTATTATTTCAGAAAATTTGCataaattttatagaaataaaaagtaatgtattatttttattgaaaaatttattaattacatgatatatttttattttaactaaaacttttaattttatattttcactaCATTAAAGAAGAAcctaaatgtatattttaaaaatcattgtttctctaaaatattatttaaaaaaattaaacatgacaatatattttttttgatatttaagataaaataaaatattttctttaaacaaaggtttcttcaaatatttattatcactTATCAGAATTTGCCTTAATGGAGTTTAATCTCTAACATTGGATTTGAAAGATGTAAAATCAACTTCAAAAATTATTCTCAATAAGTTACTTGTGTTCTTGCATTATTTCGATGGAGCTGGTCTTGTCCTTACTTCTCAATCTCTTAACCATAAGAATTATACCAAATGGAGCATAGCTATGCACGTGGCCATttctttgaaaaagaaaatgtccGCTTGTCGATGGAAGTCTTTTGCAACCTCTATTAGtgcaaaaataatatactttgattttaaaagaaatgaaacCTCTAATGGCATTTTTAAATTATCGTCAAAGTATGTGTTGTAGTTCTAAGTTAATCGAAACCTATACCttgattagggatgtcaaaaaatcCATACTCGTAGGTATCTGCGAATAAAATCCGCAACAGGTAGTAAATGGATATTGAAAATGGATATCTACGGATAACGggtacaagtattttttatacccgcatgttaacggacgggtacgagtatcataacATCCGCACCCGTGAATACTTGTATCCACTATACTCtaacttaaattaaaagaaattattaataacaCATAGATTTTGAATAGGTTATTTtctatcaattggttttaaaaaatcttcatttgtTTGTAAACTGCCATTCAGCACTATTTAAATGACTTATTTTccctttgtttgaaatttataaaggttatgcattgtatttttatttgaattcatgtttaattttttttattaaatattaaaattttcttttgtaaatacccacaggtacatatgaatatccgtgaatattaaaaaaaaaatgcggATATATACCCGCACAAatatggatatgggtatgggacGAATATTTATCTAGCAGGTAGGTTAcaggggagctactacccgtaccctacctgctCCGTCGACATCCCTAACCCTGACTACCTGAATGTACCTTCAGTTCTCTCAAAGAACCAAAGTCTATACTCAAATAGTAAGGGTATAGGCTTCAATTAACTTAAAATCATAGCCTATACTTTgtcaataatttcaaaaataccaCTATGTTTTTAAAAGACTTTACTTGAGTGTCTAAATATAGATCCCAATTCTATGTACAACCAAAGCGTATACTCTAATTGTCTAAGTATAGGCTTCGATTCTTTGAGTGAACCATAGCCTATACTCAGTCAGTTTGTATAGATTTTGGTTTTACATAAAACCAAAACCTTTACCCCTCTATAGAAGGTTAATTTGTGAATATTTACAAGCCTGTGAGAGGTTCTGTTGCATCGCGTCGCTGTAGAACTCGTCGTTCTTCTTCTCCACCATTGTAGAACTCGCGTTTTCCTCCATTTTGTCCTCCAAGAAGTCCTTCGTTGAGGTTCATTTATCTTTTTCGTCTTGTTTTTCTTCTCGTTCGTTGAGGTTTGTTTATAATTGCAAAACTCTAACATCCttcttgttttattttggtATCGTTGCATTTCAGGTTTTCCATTGCCACCGTGAGTTTAAGGCGCTCTTATTGTCTACATGGTGACCCATTGTTGTAGTTGTAAGCATAAACGCAGAATATGATCATATTATTGATTCTAACAATCAATCATAAACAATATCCCATACTGATAATCATGCTGTAAAAAGTAAACGAAAGCGTACCTGAATTGGCCATAACGATAATATTAGAGTAGAGTACTAACGATACAGTGATCTTCCTCCTGTAGAGCACCTTTATTTCcctttggttttctctcttgatggggaTAGGGAGAAAGGAACAGGAAAAATATGTTAGGACTCTGTGTGTGTTCTTAGAAGGGgaccacgaccatttataaactaaattacttaagttttagtatttctaatttggcccctcatcaaattagaaattactaactggtctctacacaatatttattttcatgacatatgcctttagccaaatctttaatttagtcatatcactttattatttggctttataaataatgctcctaacacatttaattatgtgtcatatatatgcatgacccaaaattactaacaatcTCCCACTGGTCACAAATATATATGTCCTTACAACTTATAAATGTGTTAGACTTTATGAGCTCAAAATTGCCATTATATTACTCGAGCATACTCCAAAAGTCCTGTCCATTGATTATATCAGTATATAGAACCAAACCAGTTTTTCATTGCATCAATCGCAACTAAAACCAACAATGATCACTAATCCTGACACAACCAATTGACATGGATTCATCATGAAATGTGTAGCATGAAAAATTATGTGAAGGTGATCTgtatatacacatatattttCAACTGGTCCAAACTTTAACTTAATGAGatcaatataaaaacttaatgtacaaaatgtaaaaattaaaaccacatatataaataaccaaatatgTCTGAAAGTTTAATGTATGCATACAAGAAATTAAGCAtagaacataaaacatataaaaatgactATCTCCCACAAAACCTCAGATTCCTCAAACTGTAAAACACCAATGTGAGCAACATGCTGATGAAAGACCTTGGGTGGAAGTCCTTTAGTTAGAGGATCTGCAATCATGGAGTTTGTCCCTAAATGTTCTATGGAAATCTGTTCACTCTGTACTCTTTCTTTAACAACTAGGAACTTAATGTCGATGTGCTTCGACTTAGTCAAGCTCCTATTGTTGTTGGAATACAATACAACtgatttattgtcacaatatAATTTAAGTGGTCTTTCAATGCTTTCCACAATTTTCAACCCTGTGACAAAATTTCTCAGCCATATCCCATGATTGGATGCCTCATAGCATGCTACAAATTCTGCTGCCATGGTGGATGAAGCTTTGGGTTTGCTTGACACTGCGCCAAGAAACCGCACCACCTACCGACATAAAAATGTAGCCTGAAGTAGATTTTAAGCTATCTTGACATCCTGCAAAATCTGAGTCAGAAAACCCAGTGATCTCCAACTGGTCTGACCTCCTGTATGTGAGCATATAAcctcttgttctctttaaaTATCTCATGACCCTCTTTGCTGCTTTCCAATGGTCCATTCCTGGATTGCTTAAGTATCTGCCTAGAATCCCAACTATGTATGCTATGTCTGAACGCGTACATACTtgggcatacatcaaactccctacAGCTGACGCATAAGGAATCTTCTTCATTTCCTTAATTTCCAAATTTCCCTTTGGGCACTGGTTGAGACTGAACTTGTCTCCCTTAGCAACTGGAGTATCCCCGGATTTACATTCATGCATGCTAAACCTTTTAAGAACTTTATCGATATAGCTCCTTTGTGATAATCTTAGAATACCCCGAGATCGATCTCGGTGTATCTGAATTCCTAATACAAAGGAGGCGTCACCaagatctttcatttcaaaattcctTGACAGAAATTTCTTAGTTTCGTGTAATATGCCTATATCATTAATGGCAAgcaaaatgtcatcaacatacaagatcAGGAAAATAAACTTGCTCCCTTTAAACTTGTGATACACACAATCATCAACAAGATTCATCTTGAAGCCAAATGAGAGAATTACTTGATGAAATTTATGGTACCATTGACGGGATACTTGTTTTAGTCCATAAATGGATTTAGTCAATTTGCAAACCATATTCTTTGGGTCTCCCGACACAAAATTTTCTGGTTGCACCATATAGATCGTCTCGTCAATGTCACCATTGAGAAACGccgttttgacatccatttgatgaagctcCAAATCATAATGTGCAACAAGAGCCATAATTGTCCTAAAAGAGTCTTTTGATGAAACTGGAGAAAAAGTCTCTTTAAAGTCAATCCCTTCTTTTTGAGTAAATCTCTTAGCTACAAGACGAGCCTTATACCTCTCCACATTACCGTTAGAATCTCGTTTGGTCTTAAATAACCAtttacaaccaatgggtttcacaccTTCTAGTAATTGGACAAGTTCCCAAACCTTATTGTCTTGCATGGATTTATACTCTTCCCTCAttgcttcaatccatttttctGAATTAGGATCCTGTATGGCTTGACGGACGGTGATTGGATCATCTTCCATCACACCATTGTTAGGATCTTCATTTTCTTGGAGAAATACAACATAATCATCTGAAATGGCACTTCTCCTTTCTCTCATGGATCTCCGCAAAGGTGCTGGCTCATGAAGTATAGGTTGTTGAGGATCTTGAGTTTGTTCTTCACGAACAACCAAATCATCTTGAGTATGGGGTTAATCAGCAATGTTTTGTGGAGGTTTTGAACTTACTTCATCAAAAGTAATTGTTTGAATCGGTTCTGGAATTATTACTGATTCTTCCTCCAAAACAAATTTCCTAATCTGATTCTTCCCCCAAACTCAATATCCTTAAAGAATGTAGCAGTCCCTGTctcaaaaattgtttttaatatgggatcataaaatttatatccccTGATCTCCCAGAATAACCAATAAAGTAACTACTTACTGTTCGGGAgtccaatttcttttcatttggctTATAAGGCTTTGCCTCAGCTGGACAACCCTACACATGGAAATGCTTTAGACTAGGCTTTCACCCAATCCAAAGCTCATAAGGTGTTTTAGTAGCTGCTTTAGTTGGTACTCTGTTTAGAATATAAGCTGTCGTCTTTAGTGCCTCTCCCCAGAGTGACTCTAGTAAGGTGGAATGACAAATCATACTCCTTACCATATCCTTAAGAGTCTGGTTTCGTCTCTCAGTTAcaccattcatactgggtgatTCCGGCATGGTGTACTGTGGGACAATTCCACACTCCTCTAGGTATCTGGCAAAAGGTCCTGGACGCTGTTCACCTGATCCATCATATCTACCAAGTACTCACCACCACGGTCAGATCTAACAAACTTAATTCTTTTGTTGAGTTgattttcaacttcaactttaaaagatttgaacacaTCCAAAGACTGTGACTTTTCATGTATAAGAAATAAGTATGCATATCTTGAGTAATCGTCTATGAATGATATAAAGTATTGTTGACCATTCCAAGAAGGTGTAGGAAATGACCCAC
Coding sequences:
- the LOC114166073 gene encoding uncharacterized protein At4g14342-like isoform X1; translated protein: MQASDRFNINSQLEHLQAKYVGTGHADMNRFEWAVNIQRDSYASYIGHYPLLAYFSIAENESIGRERYSFMQKMLLPCGLPPEREDD
- the LOC114166073 gene encoding uncharacterized protein At4g14342-like isoform X2, whose translation is MQASDRFNINSQLEHLQAKYVGTGHADMNRFEWAVNIQRDSYASYIGHYPLLAYFSIAENESIGRERYSFMQKMLLPCGLPPEREDD